The stretch of DNA GTGCTAAGACGTACTGTAATATTGATGCTCCAAGTTTTCGGACAGACGCTTTATGGATACGGTAGCCTGTGCTCTCAGATATGTTATAATATTCATAATTCAAATGCCGGATAGACATCTATGATGGATAGTGTAGGCACACTGCTCAAATGTTAGCATATTATCGATGTATTTGTTACCATATGCTGTGATTTTGTGCTGAATTTATCCTATACCATGCATGCCATTTGTTACATTCCATTACTTTCGGTTTACTTATATTTAATTGCATATTTTATTATCTTTGATTTACTTATATTTGATTGTTTAAACGGTAAGATGCGCATCGCGCGCCTAATGTTCTAGCAGTTTGAACCTCCTCTGCTACTGGGGATGAGCGGCTTTGTTCTTTTTGCCGCTGCAGTATGGGAGGAGGAGATAAGGGAGCGTGGGTCGCGCAGTAGGGGGCGAACACTGGAAATTCTGAATTGATCCGTCGGCGGACTGGGAAGGCAATCGGCGATCTTATTAACGATGAGATCAGAGAGGATCTACTCCCAGGACCTCTACGCTGCCATGGTAGTTGGGGGGAGCACAGGGGTAGGGCGGGTTGGAGGAGGAGACGACGAAAAAACCGTTGTGAGGTTCTCTTTATTCTTCTAAAGCTGGGGCGGCGAGGGCAAATAACATGGATTGCAGCTCGTCATTGCCACGAGCCCGGTTTTTGGTTGGAACACTTTCTTGCCACGCAAGAAGGCCGACGGGCTAATTGCCCTCTACTCCTCTCTGTCTCTTACTCATTGGCATCCGCTCAATTAGTTTGAGGTGGCACTTGACCACAGCTCAACATTATTAAATTGGATCTATCTCCTCCTCAACTGGTTGATATTTATTTACCCTTCAATCACCCTCTATGACCGTTGGATGTAGATCCAACAGCCCAGATACAACCTTCTCCCTTCTCCTACCGGTTTGTCTTCCTCGCGCAAGCGCCGACACACAGatagcgcccccccccccccccccccccccgctgctGCCACCTCCCTTCCACCACcggcggcctccgccgcccgacaCTAACCAATTTGGGCCGGACGCCCCCGCCACCTCCACCGCCCACAGGGATCCCCACCGCCCGGCTATGACGGTGCCCTCGCGGTCTCCACTTTGCCACCGTCTCTcccacctccaccgccggccgGCGAGCCTCCCCGGAGCTCCCTGTACAACCAGGCACTGAGGTAAGCCCCCGAACCCCCCAAACCTCCCCATCCCCCCGCCCCCCCCAACCCTAACCCTTAAACCTTCACCTTCATTCAATTTATTATATAAATTTGGGTGTTGATGGATAAGCAAAATTTCAATCGATTGACGAGGAGTAAATCTGTATTAAATTTGGGGTACTTCTTAGACCTGAAATGTACAAGTGCTAGGTAATCATCATTGGTCAATCATCATAGCGATTGACAAAGGATGGATATATATTATGCTAGTCTGCTTTTCGTACAAGAAGATGATATATTCATCCTAGAATTTTATAATTGGTTTTAACATAGAAATATGTACATCTATAACTTATAAAAGGGTAGATGAGAGTTATCAACTTCCAACATGAATGTTTCTAAAGTAGCTTCGTTTAAACGGATGTGCTAAAAGAAAAGCAAAAAAGCGGTGATGCCATAATTCATACAGACCATGCCGCCACAACAATTCTTCCTAGAGTCTTCCCACAATCTTGCGCCGTTGCACACCTTTTGCTCTCCTTTGGCCGTCGTCGGTTGCCACCGGAGCCTCCCCCGGCTTGCTAGCCGCTCCATTTATGGTCTCCTCGCCGCCTAGCAAGTCTCCAGAGGTCGACGAATGCTCGTGGGCCATCATGTTGATTGGTAAGGGCCTCTCGTATCATTTTGGCTCTTCCTCAAGATGGCAAAAATTTGTGGTGCGACATCCCATGGTCTCCGGCCATGCGCCCAAGCCGAGTTCGTCATATCGCCATCGCCAATTTCGGTTTTGTAGAGGCCGTGAAGAGAAGCTTGTCAGTCTCGCAGCACGGGTTGCCAACCCATGGCTTCTCCGAATCGGCCCACTGGTGCCAAAGCCAACGTAACATTAAAGCTCttgccaaaaaaaaaactgcAGGTTCAGCACGCTGCACACTGAGGCTCCCAAATCGATTGGCTGGTCCAGTGTGGGACGATTCACCGTTCGTGTTCAGTGTGGGCCAATTCACCGTGCATTTGCTACCCTACGAATTATAATATGTTAAATAAAAAGTTTAAATTGCTCCCCTCAACTATAGCCAAAGTCCGGATAACCTCCTAAACTATCATTTAGTTTATTTTACCCTCCAAACTATACCTTTTATTTAAATTACCTCCTAATACAATTTGTATTTTTCATTTATCCATGCATAGGTGGATTTTTAAGTTAAAATTTTACAAGATGATAGTACACATCATAACACATGTTAGAAAAAATACATCATAATTTATTATCATTATTTTGATAGGTTAGGATatttaataataaattaatcatttGAGtttaaaattatgaaaaatagtgataaaaaaattataacatttgTTAATATGCATTGTGATGTCCACTACTACCCtgcaaaatttgaaattaaaattcaacttgtgtatggagaaataaaaaagacaAATTGTATTATAGGATAAAATGAACTAAATGGTATAGTTTAGCGGGTAAATTGAACCAAGTTATACTTTATGAGGTTATTCAGACTTTGCCTATACTTGAAGGGAGTAAATTGAACTTTTTCCTTAGCAAACCAAAGAAACAAAGCGGTTTCAATAAACAAAAAAGGTGAGAGAAAAAGTAAAGAAGATTACAACAAGGCTTATAGCCATAATGACATTTCTGCTTTGTGTCTCACTTTTGCTTTAGAATAACTAAGGCAAACTCTTTTTTAAAGTGTTCTGGCAATGAACCGGGTGAGGATGGAGGCCCTTGAAAATGAGGTTATTGCATTGCATTCAAATGCTCCAACTCATTATAATTATAACATCCATGAAGAGAGGAATAGCAAGTTGAGCTCGGAACTATTCAAGAGTTTGAAAAGAATTATTAGGGTCACCTACTAAGAGATTGACAGAGGCCCAGCATTCTTGTGCAAAGGGACAGCCAATGAAGAGATGTTCAAGACTTTTTCAACAACGCTCACCGCTAAAGTTGTCATCAGCAACCCATAAAACCGCTTTCAATGGTGTCGATCGTATCGTCACAAACGTGAAACTTAGAAACGAtaaaaaaaattagaaaaatgaGTTTTCTTGCCCTCAACCTCTACGCTAGCTCACACAACGCTCGGGTAGCTAGCGACGAATCAGTGGATGATTTTCGCAGTTTCTTCCCCTACCATCTCAGTGGAAGCCGGCGACTTTGTCATTTGAGGATTTTCTTACGCATTGAACACTGTTAGAAGGTAGATCGCCTGAGATGAGAGGATATATTCGCCAAACCTAAGTCTTCCATCGTGAGTGAGGTTTCTCCCTCGCCACCCAGACAAGCTGCCCAAAGCCCTGTCAGCGAGGGACTGAAAATCCACTTTCCTTAAGCGGTTGGCACCTAAATATACAATTGTGTTTAGATACGTagcaaaatttatatatctatatttgCTAAACGACATacaatttggaatggagggagtagctAGCTATTACCACAACGAAAAAAGGACGAGAGATAATATGCTTATCACTGATCAACCATGGAACATGACGATGTAGTGCATTTCAATTTAGGAAACATAAGTAACATTGCATTCAGCTTGATCTTATTAGAGCAGTTACAGAAATTGGAGAGATCCCAGGAAAGTTAAATGTCAACGCAGCGAAGAGTTGAAACGGTATAGCAACTGCACTACAAGTGATTGACTTCTGCCAGGAATGTAAGACCCATGATACTTTGCTACTACATCCATATGTTTCAGTCAAAATGACCACATCATGCACATCATTTTACTAGACTGAAATTCATTAAAAAACCTATGTCGTCAAGACAGATACAGCATCATCAATGGCTGCAAGATTAAAAAGAATGCAACAGGAGCATTATAAGTGTCAGCTAGCCAGACCGTAACATGATGAACCATGTCCTGAACTGCATTATCAATTATCTGACAAAAATACCCAGAAATGCTGGCATGATACATCAATTAGAAAATGTTTTTGTTCCAGAAGAGCGATGAAGCACCAGTGCTGCACTACCGAACACGTCAACTTGATCATTCATCAGGCACACACAGATCAACAACAGTCATCGAGTGGCAGCAAAGCAAGATCGACAACAGGCGAGTAGGAGGCGAGTAGGTTGATGGGCGTTGTCCCCGGACCCAGTGGCGGACATGGTCAGGCGGCCCGGAGCCCCGGACCAGACCCCGTCGTTGCAGCAGCTGTACTGCAGGGGCCCGTCTCCGTAGCATATCATCGGCGCCGCGTGGAAACTCCCGTCGTCCAAGAAGTAGACGCCTTCCTGAGATCCGGGGAAATGAGCATCCTCGAAGGATGTGGAGCAGCCGCGCCCGACGAACAGCATCCGGCCATCCAGCGCGGGCAGCTCGGTCCAGCTGCAGAAAGCATAGTTGAGGACGATACCGTCGGCGTCCACTGCCTGCTCCTCCGGCGTCATCCGGAACACCCTGAACGACGACGTCACCTCTTGATGAGCCTGATCTCGCAAGACCATCAGAAGCTCGCCGCGGCACTCGACGAGGTAGCGAGCGCCGGCGTTCATCAGGCCCACCGTAATCCGGTACTCACTCCGCACTCGCAGTTGCTCCACGGGCGCTTCATTTTGGAATTCTGGAGTGCACACGAGCAGATCCCCTCGCCGGGTGACGAAATGGAAGGCGCCGTTGTGGTATATGAcgtcctcggcggcggcgtccaGCCGCGACGTGCAGGAGGCCAGCCGGCTCCCCATGCGCCAGAACGTAATATGCGGCTTACCGGAGAAGGAGAAATACTGCGGAGTAACATCCGTGACGTCGTGACGATATGGCAGCGGTGACGCATCCCTCGAGAGGTACCGGCGGGGCAGAAAGGGTGGCGGCGAGGATGAGCATGGGATGCTGCGACGCCAATCCGCCCCGTGTGATGGCGTCGCCGTCGTGGTGACCGTAGTCGGGGAGGTGGATGCTCTCGTGGGTGCGGAGGTTGATCAGCCCGTGGTTGTAGCTCTGTCCGTAGGCGAGGAAAAGGCAGCCACCGGGGTACGCGCCGAAGAAGCGCGCGCGGCCCGTGAAGTGCGGGACGGCGACGCGGTGGGCGCGGTCGCAGAGAACGCAGAAGAAGGACGCCCTGCGGGTGGCGCCGtgcgggagggcggcggcgctctgGTACGGGAGGAGGAGCCACGGGAGCTGGGGCGGGCTCGGGTCCTGCAGCACGACGTCGCGCCAGGAGCGGCACGCCCAGGCGGCGTGGACGCGGTCGGCGAGGCACGGCAGGCGACGGGCGATCTCGGCGAAGAGGTCGTCGTGGAGATCCGCCCAGGACCGGCGCGCGGCCATGGGCGCCGCGCGGGAGCGGAGGGGTGGTTGTTGGTTTGGAGCGGCGGACCGGGCGGTCGGTGGATGGAGGCGGAAGAGAAAGGAAGAcggcgaggaagaggaagccGCTGGCCGTTGCGAACTTGCGCGCTGTGAGATCCCCTTTGGATTCTTGTAGCCCCCGGGACGGGGGCGGTTGCCGAGATTTTGATGAACTGGAAGGCTTCGCTTTCCTTGACGGCCAAGAAGGCCGGGCCTCTCGCCCATTTGATACTGAAAAGAAAAATTAGGCCACGCCCTCCTGTTAGTTTGGGCCAGTTCTTGGGCCCGCAAGCAGCCCATTGTCCCGCGGAACAGATCGTGGTCAAGCTGCAGCATGGCTGGCTAAGTGATGAGTCCGCTGCTGTATAAGCACACGAATGTTATGTAGGTTCTTGTAACCTTTATGAGCGAAAAAAACGAAGTAATCCAAACGCAAAACCGCCTCTACAATGCAGTGACTAGAATATTTCCATAGCATTTAATATAATACCATATATGATATTTTACTGATTTgtgaaaagagagggaaaaaaatCAAAAAACTAGATCTCATGTAAGAAATAATTTCTTGCAAAAAATTAAAATCTAAGAAACTACACGATACCTATTGGGATGGATATCACAGATATCAAGATAGAATTAAAGAGTGGGAAGAAAAGGAATTGGTAGAGAGAGGAGAAAGGTTATTGGAAAAAATTATTTTATAACCATAATTACAAATTATATATTGAACATTGAACTATAATTCTGATGTCTATGTGACATGGCTGCATACTATCTACGAAGAAGAGCTGTGGTATTAACTATACTCAAATCACAAAATTCTGAAAGGTAACATGACAACTTCCATCGAAGTGCTAACCTTAGGAGTTAGGAACGGTGAAAATCTAACTGATCAGATCCTGTAATAACTAGTAATAACTAATAGCTCCGCAATATAGTATGGACCCAAGCAGCCATCGAGAAGCATCCGCCGTCATGGACCACAGGGAGGGAGGAGAAGCACCGACCCGAAGCAGCCCGAACCGAGGGTGACACTGAGCGAGACCAACATTTGGGAAGAGAGAGACCAACCGGTAGCAGAGCGCCAAGCAAGCGCCgggcagcagccagcagcgcAGCGCATCCACTCATCGTCCCACCACAGCCAGCAAGGCCGCGGCTGCGCTCGCCCCGCTCCCCTCCCGCACGCACAAGCGCGACCAGATGGCCGCCGCCCCgtcctcctctgccgccgcctgcTTCCTCTACCCCCCGTGCCccctgcctcgccgcccgcgccattTCCCCAGGCACCTCGCGTGCGCCGCGGCCTCCAAGCACGCGCCCgccgcttcctcctcccgcTCGTTCGCCCTCCCCTCGCCcgcgccgtggccgtggccgtggccgcggCGGCTAGCCGAGCTGATCCCcgccgaggcggcgggccggctgCTGTCGTCGGCCGCGGGCTCCATCATCGTCGCGCTCGCCTCCGCGGCGCTGATCCTCGGCAACGCCGGCGGGGCCTCCGCGTTCGTGGTTGCCACGCCGCGGAAGCTGCAGGCGGACGAGCTCGCCACCGTGCGCCTCTTCCAGGAGAACACGCCCTCCGTCGTCTACATCACCAACCTCGCCGTGAGGTACGCCCACTCACGCTCAGTGGCTTCTGTTTGGTGAGCCGGTGTCCTGAACACCTGATGCAAAGGCTGTGAAGGTAATTTCCTCGATGTGCTGCAGGCAGGACGCGTTCACGCTCGACGTGCTCGAGGTGCCGCAGGGGTCCGGGTCGGGGTTTGTCTGGGATAAGAGCGGCCACATCGTCACCAATTTCCATGTCATCCGTGGCGCGTCGGACCTCAGGTTGGTTCACAGGGCTGGATGCTTTTCTACTACGCTGCTTTAGATTGGTTGTGCTTAGCCTTAGCTCAAAACGTGTCAATCCTACTAAATGTAAAGGTTGCTGAAGTTTCATTATAATATGCTCTAGACTTGCAATAGTGCTGCAAAGTGTTGTTGCAACAAAGGCCCAGCTAACTGCAGCAGGGCCCAGTAATGGTTCATTATCAATTTGGCTCCCTAGACAACCTGGTCGGAGCACGAGCAGTATGTCTAAAGATCTACAGTTTAGTGTAGCAGAAGCAACTGGACACATGTTCCGCAGCTTCACTACTATCTGGTTGTTAAAAGTTATGGAAGGTTGTATGTGCCCGCATTTTCAGAAACTTTTTGGATATAATGTACTTACTCTAGAAGTTCTTTGAACTCCAATTTCAGGTAGTATTTAGTGCTACCCTTGAGCACTTTTAGAAGTTCTTCGCACT from Panicum hallii strain FIL2 chromosome 3, PHallii_v3.1, whole genome shotgun sequence encodes:
- the LOC112885203 gene encoding uncharacterized protein LOC112885203; the encoded protein is MAARRSWADLHDDLFAEIARRLPCLADRVHAAWACRSWRDVVLQDPSPPQLPWLLLPYQSAAALPHGATRRASFFCVLCDRAHRVAVPHFTGRARFFGAYPGGCLFLAYGQSYNHGLINLRTHESIHLPDYGHHDGDAITRGGLASQHPMLILAATLSAPPYFSFSGKPHITFWRMGSRLASCTSRLDAAAEDVIYHNGAFHFVTRRGDLLVCTPEFQNEAPVEQLRVRSEYRITVGLMNAGARYLVECRGELLMVLRDQAHQEVTSSFRVFRMTPEEQAVDADGIVLNYAFCSWTELPALDGRMLFVGRGCSTSFEDAHFPGSQEGVYFLDDGSFHAAPMICYGDGPLQYSCCNDGVWSGAPGRLTMSATGSGDNAHQPTRLLLACCRSCFAATR